CAGCTTTTTCTAAAATTTGCCATTCTTTGCCTGTCACATTATTACTATTTGTAGATTCATTTTGTGGTTTTGGTGGCCAATCGGACATAAGATTCCAATCCAATATATTTTAAAAAGTGAGTTTATTATATACGCGGATTTACGCAAAACTGTTTAAATAACTTGTTTTAACTTATAATTATTTTTTGCTTTATACTTCCCTTTGTAATTTTTCTAACTTTGAATACATGACTCAGCCCAAATCAAACAGTTCAAATTATCGTCTTATCAAGCTTGTTAGTCGTCAGCCACTCCGATTAGGGCAGTTCTTTGCACGCTTGGTTGCAGCCTTAGTTAATACATTCCCGCTATCTAAGCTTTCAAAGATTATCAGCTTGAATATACAAATTGCTTTTCCAGAAATGGAACAGCAACAAAGACAACAACTGACCAAACGAGCAATACGAAACGAACTGACTTCTTATTTCGAGTTTTTAAGTATTTGGGGCTCAACAAATGAAAAAAATATCAAGAGCATCCATCGCATTCAGGGCGAACATTATTTCCATGAAGCTGTAGCAGAAAAGAAAGGCTTAGTTTTAGTCATCCCTCATTTTGGTACATGGGAAGTCATGAACTCATGGTTATCAAAATACACTCAAATGACAATCCTGTATAAACCAGTTAAAAATCCAGATGCTGACCAGTTTGTCCGTGATGCACGTAGTCGCGAACAAGCCCATTTAGTTCCTACAGATGAAAGTGGGGTTCGACAGATTTTTAAGGCCTTGAAACAAGGTGGAACTACAGCGATTTTACCTGACCACACCCCTGATCACGGTGGGGACATGATCAACTATTTTGGTATTCCGCTTGCCTCCAGTAGCCTCAGTGCCAAACTGATTCAAAAAACCAAGGCAAAGGCCCTCCTCATCTATACAAAAAGAAATGATCAAGATGGCTTTGATATGTATGTCGAACCGATCAATCCTCAAATCTATGAAGGTAATGCCGAAGATGGCACTTTAATTATTCATCAAACTTTAGAACAACTGATTCGACGTTACCCAGAACATTATCACTGGAGCTACAAACGTTTTCGCGCCAATCCCGCTTTAAAGAAAATCTACGATATTGATGAAAATGAAGCGTTGCTAAAAGTGGCTGAAGTGCGTCAACAAACACAATAAAGAGAAATTACTTAGGCTATTCTCGTTGTAGCCACTTCCATTGCTGTCTTTGTTGCTTTAATTCAGAAACACCATTATTAAATACAAAACTTAAACTGCCTGTCTGAGCAGTATTCAATAATGGGATTCTCAAAGCATGCAAGCGGCTTTGTAGCTCCTGACTGGGATGGCCATATCGATTATCAAAACCCGCAGAGGTAATCGTTAATTTAGGGGTTAATGTCGCTAAAAAATCATAGGCAGAGCTATGTTTACTGCCATGATGCCCTAAAACTAGAACATCTACTTTTAAATCAGGATATTGCTGCAATAGTTTATATTCAGTTTCCCAACCTGCATCTCCCATAATCAGAAAATTTTGATACGGTTGAGCATTTAAGAATTGCAGATATACCACACAAGACTGTTCATTTTGCTGATGTGTTGCAACAGCCAAACCTTCCTGATCGGGTGATAGAATCTTTATTTTTAGATTTGAATATGACCAAGTTTGACCTTGTTGGCACAATGAGAAATT
This genomic stretch from Acinetobacter sp. C32I harbors:
- a CDS encoding lysophospholipid acyltransferase family protein; the protein is MTQPKSNSSNYRLIKLVSRQPLRLGQFFARLVAALVNTFPLSKLSKIISLNIQIAFPEMEQQQRQQLTKRAIRNELTSYFEFLSIWGSTNEKNIKSIHRIQGEHYFHEAVAEKKGLVLVIPHFGTWEVMNSWLSKYTQMTILYKPVKNPDADQFVRDARSREQAHLVPTDESGVRQIFKALKQGGTTAILPDHTPDHGGDMINYFGIPLASSSLSAKLIQKTKAKALLIYTKRNDQDGFDMYVEPINPQIYEGNAEDGTLIIHQTLEQLIRRYPEHYHWSYKRFRANPALKKIYDIDENEALLKVAEVRQQTQ